In Kitasatospora gansuensis, a genomic segment contains:
- a CDS encoding DUF418 domain-containing protein, translated as MTRPLPSPDHATRARPSPAPVSPTARLVGLDLARALAVFGMFAAHVGPDPAVGGPGGALLFLTHGRASALFALLAGVALVIVAGRPQARTGPARRQAVARIVIRAVILLLLGFGLTLSGTPVAVILAYYAVYFLLALPLLRLPADTLALIAALWALTGPQLSFVVRTAFGLGDEPPTGLVESPVELLLTGVYPAATWMPFVIAGMAVGRLDLGSAAVRRRLAGLGLALAANGYGLSWLLLRATSGPDTPAETGTVPIANPAGLLIASPHSGTTFEILGGTGVALLVVAGCLALLDALPAVRRLLAPVIAVGTMSLTVYVGHVIGIGLLGIDELPGSPPAVLALFVTVSVLFAGVWSPLFGRGPLEHLLHVSTRLARPRA; from the coding sequence ATGACCCGACCGCTTCCGAGCCCCGACCACGCCACCCGCGCCCGGCCGTCCCCCGCCCCGGTGTCGCCGACGGCGAGGCTGGTCGGCCTGGACCTGGCCCGGGCGCTCGCCGTGTTCGGCATGTTCGCCGCGCACGTGGGCCCCGATCCGGCGGTCGGCGGCCCCGGCGGTGCGCTGCTGTTCCTCACCCATGGCCGGGCGTCGGCGCTGTTCGCCCTGCTGGCCGGTGTCGCGCTGGTGATCGTCGCGGGCCGCCCGCAGGCGAGGACCGGCCCGGCCCGACGGCAGGCGGTGGCCCGGATCGTGATCCGGGCGGTGATCCTGCTGCTGCTCGGCTTCGGCCTCACGCTGTCGGGCACCCCGGTCGCGGTGATCCTGGCCTACTACGCCGTCTACTTCCTGCTGGCGCTGCCGCTGCTCCGGCTGCCGGCCGACACGCTGGCGCTGATCGCGGCGCTCTGGGCCCTGACCGGTCCTCAGCTGTCGTTCGTGGTGCGCACCGCCTTCGGGCTCGGTGACGAGCCTCCGACCGGCCTGGTCGAAAGCCCGGTGGAGCTGCTGCTCACCGGCGTGTACCCGGCGGCGACCTGGATGCCGTTCGTGATCGCGGGCATGGCGGTGGGCCGCCTCGACCTCGGCTCGGCGGCGGTGCGCCGGCGGCTCGCGGGCCTCGGTCTGGCTCTGGCGGCCAACGGGTACGGCCTGTCCTGGCTGCTGCTCCGGGCCACCTCGGGGCCGGACACGCCGGCCGAGACGGGCACCGTCCCGATCGCGAACCCGGCCGGCCTGCTGATCGCCTCGCCGCACAGCGGGACCACCTTCGAGATCCTCGGCGGCACGGGGGTGGCGCTGCTGGTGGTGGCCGGCTGCCTCGCGCTCCTCGACGCGCTGCCCGCCGTACGGCGGCTGCTCGCCCCGGTGATCGCCGTCGGCACGATGTCGCTGACGGTCTACGTGGGGCACGTCATCGGCATCGGCCTGCTCGGGATCGACGAGCTGCCCGGCTCCCCTCCGGCGGTGCTCGCTCTCTTCGTCACGGTGTCGGTGCTCTTCGCGGGCGTGTGGTCACCCCTGTTCGGACGCGGGCCGCTGGAGCACCTGCTGCATGTCTCAACCAGGCTCGCCCGGCCCCGTGCCTGA
- a CDS encoding response regulator: MIRVVVVDDEALVRSGFGLILGASEDIEVVATAGGGAAVETVRRERPDVVLLDIRMPDVDGLTVLRELRTRTDGPVVAMLTTFDTDEYILAALDSGAAGFLLKDTEPEQLAPMVRTLAAGGVVLSPKASRALLRGHPGSGAVADEQSARVRLLTDRERDVLVLVAEGLSNGEVGARLHLGTGTVKEHVSAILTRLRVTSRVQAALLAQRAGLLDEHRRTETGR, from the coding sequence GTGATCCGGGTAGTGGTGGTGGACGACGAGGCCCTGGTCAGGTCCGGATTCGGGCTGATCCTGGGCGCGTCCGAGGACATCGAGGTGGTCGCGACCGCAGGCGGGGGAGCGGCCGTCGAGACGGTGCGCCGGGAGCGGCCCGACGTGGTCCTGCTGGACATCCGGATGCCGGACGTGGACGGGCTGACCGTGCTGCGCGAGCTGCGGACGAGGACGGACGGGCCGGTGGTGGCGATGCTGACCACCTTCGACACCGACGAGTACATCCTGGCCGCGCTCGACTCCGGTGCGGCGGGCTTCCTGCTGAAGGACACCGAGCCGGAGCAGCTGGCCCCGATGGTCCGCACCCTGGCGGCCGGGGGCGTGGTGCTGTCGCCCAAGGCGTCCCGTGCCCTGCTGCGCGGCCACCCCGGCAGCGGAGCGGTGGCTGACGAGCAGTCGGCCCGGGTCCGGCTGCTCACCGACCGCGAGCGTGACGTGCTCGTCCTGGTGGCCGAGGGGCTGTCGAACGGCGAGGTCGGAGCGCGTCTGCACCTGGGGACGGGCACGGTGAAGGAGCACGTCAGCGCGATCCTGACCAGGCTGCGGGTGACCAGCCGGGTGCAGGCCGCCCTGCTGGCGCAGCGGGCCGGCCTGCTCGACGAGCACCGGCGGACGGAGACCGGCCGGTGA